One Streptosporangium sp. NBC_01495 DNA window includes the following coding sequences:
- a CDS encoding STAS domain-containing protein — translation MDHHRQELWVRVTHHGHCSVLEAGGHLDFITAPTLTGHVDAVWEMSAGPRLVLELSRLTFYDSTALGVLAHTRQRVQDTTTGRLLFAGVPDGLLHLLRRTGLLPRFELRDSVEQAVADLLPAE, via the coding sequence GTGGATCATCATCGGCAGGAGTTGTGGGTACGGGTGACCCATCACGGGCACTGCAGCGTGCTGGAGGCCGGTGGGCACCTGGACTTCATCACCGCGCCCACGCTCACCGGACACGTCGACGCGGTCTGGGAGATGAGCGCCGGTCCCCGCCTGGTGCTGGAACTGTCACGGCTGACCTTCTACGACTCCACCGCCCTGGGAGTCCTGGCCCACACTCGGCAGCGCGTCCAGGACACCACCACCGGCCGGCTCCTGTTCGCGGGCGTCCCCGATGGGCTGCTGCACCTGCTGCGGCGCACCGGCCTGCTGCCCCGCTTCGAGTTGCGCGACAGCGTCGAACAGGCCGTCGCCGACCTGCTCCCCGCGGAGTGA
- a CDS encoding helix-turn-helix domain-containing protein — MGRAAEMLGVTPAFLRNLGTAKLIEPQRSEGGHRRYSRYQLRLAARARELVDQGTALDAACRIIILEDQLAEALRINTELQRARDRQHPDSTGDRPA; from the coding sequence ATGGGCCGCGCCGCCGAGATGCTCGGCGTCACCCCGGCGTTCCTGCGCAACCTGGGCACCGCCAAACTGATCGAGCCACAGCGCTCCGAGGGCGGCCACCGCCGCTACTCGCGCTACCAGCTCCGCCTGGCCGCCCGCGCCCGCGAACTGGTCGACCAGGGCACCGCCCTGGACGCCGCCTGCCGCATCATCATCCTGGAAGACCAGCTCGCCGAGGCCCTGCGCATCAACACCGAACTCCAGCGGGCCCGAGACCGGCAACACCCCGACAG